A genomic stretch from Bordetella sp. N includes:
- a CDS encoding cupin domain-containing protein: MDAARKQGQSGAVYDIVSRVRLVEERNYRVTQITMQGDQRSPWHVHTEIEDLFYITAGVLRITQHNPPETREIHAGESFSIQAKRPHFIEVADKRTVSFLLIQGYGQCDFNVVEDPNQPMTNGDT, translated from the coding sequence ATGGACGCCGCACGGAAACAAGGCCAGTCTGGCGCCGTCTACGACATCGTCAGCCGCGTCAGGCTGGTCGAGGAGCGCAACTACCGGGTGACGCAGATAACGATGCAGGGCGACCAGCGCAGTCCCTGGCACGTTCACACTGAAATCGAAGATTTGTTCTATATAACGGCGGGGGTGCTGAGGATCACTCAGCACAACCCGCCAGAGACCCGCGAAATACACGCGGGCGAATCATTCTCCATCCAGGCGAAGCGTCCGCACTTCATCGAAGTCGCGGACAAGCGCACGGTGTCGTTCCTGTTGATCCAGGGCTACGGCCAGTGCGACTTCAATGTGGTGGAGGATCCGAATCAGCCGATGACAAACGGCGATACATAA
- a CDS encoding CoA ester lyase codes for MALRSFLFVPGDSERKLAKGDTVGADALILDLEDSVDISRLPVARGMVREYLLAHRGAGPQLWVRINPLDSGLALADLAEIVRGAPAGIMLPKGCGARDVILLGQYLSALEARDDIPAGSIGILPVATETPQAMFALGEFRDAGPRLRALTWGGEDLAAAMGASTNRQENGEYEFTYSMARSLCLLGAHAAGVAAIDTLWANFRDADGLRRDAAHARRAGFTGKIAIHPSQVEHINAAFTPSDEELARARRIVKAFADSQGVGTLQLDGEMLDRPHLKQAQRILAMMAAE; via the coding sequence ATGGCACTACGGTCATTCTTATTCGTCCCCGGCGATAGCGAACGCAAGCTCGCCAAGGGCGACACGGTGGGCGCGGACGCCCTGATCCTGGATCTGGAAGATTCCGTGGACATCTCCCGCCTGCCCGTGGCGCGCGGCATGGTGCGCGAGTACCTGCTTGCGCATCGGGGGGCCGGCCCGCAGCTATGGGTGCGCATCAATCCCCTCGATTCCGGTCTGGCCTTGGCGGACCTGGCCGAGATCGTGCGCGGCGCGCCGGCGGGCATCATGTTGCCGAAAGGTTGTGGCGCGCGTGACGTGATCCTGCTGGGCCAGTATCTGTCCGCTCTGGAAGCGCGCGACGACATTCCCGCCGGCAGTATCGGCATTCTGCCGGTCGCGACGGAGACGCCTCAGGCCATGTTCGCGCTGGGGGAGTTTCGCGATGCAGGGCCACGCCTGCGCGCCCTTACCTGGGGCGGGGAGGACCTGGCCGCCGCCATGGGCGCCAGCACCAATCGCCAGGAGAACGGCGAGTACGAGTTCACCTACAGCATGGCGCGCTCCCTGTGCCTGTTGGGCGCGCACGCGGCTGGCGTGGCGGCCATCGACACCCTGTGGGCGAATTTCCGCGATGCCGATGGCCTGCGCCGCGATGCCGCCCACGCCAGGCGCGCGGGTTTCACAGGCAAGATTGCCATTCATCCCAGCCAGGTCGAGCACATCAACGCGGCATTCACGCCCAGCGACGAAGAGCTGGCGCGGGCGCGCCGCATCGTGAAGGCTTTCGCGGATTCCCAGGGCGTGGGTACATTGCAGTTGGATGGCGAGATGCTGGACCGGCCTCACTTGAAACAGGCGCAGCGAATTCTGGCGATGATGGCAGCGGAATAA
- a CDS encoding GTP-binding protein produces MNATPQDRRLPVTVLSGFLGAGKTTLLNHLLGAMHGMRIAVVVNDMSAINIDAHRVQDASAVTRTDYSLVEMTNGCICCTLREDLLAEVTRLAAAGRFDYLLIESTGIGEPQPVAETFTFMDEAGHVLSDAARLDTLATVVDGTDFLARMAARNETDDIGLHKLLVNQVEFADVIIISKGDLISEAQQTELRGVLRSLNSTARIVVTSGGIVAPEALLNTHAFDIERAAAAPGWMAKMRGEAHSEQDEYGIASFVYRGRIPFHPRRFSRFLADHGRDPALLRVKGYLWLAHRVTEMAVLSKAGAAPMSLEWSGPWWRFIDERTWPQDADQQAFIRDRWSDEVGDCRQELVFIGQGLDEQAITAALDTCRLSDDEILQGADAWAGYSTDSTLIGESRALQ; encoded by the coding sequence GTGAATGCTACCCCCCAGGACCGCCGCCTGCCCGTCACGGTGCTGAGCGGATTCCTGGGCGCGGGCAAGACGACCCTGCTCAATCATTTGTTGGGCGCGATGCACGGCATGCGCATCGCGGTGGTCGTCAACGACATGAGCGCCATCAACATCGACGCGCACCGGGTGCAGGATGCGAGCGCGGTCACGCGCACCGACTACTCGCTGGTCGAAATGACCAACGGCTGTATCTGCTGCACCTTGCGCGAGGACCTGCTGGCCGAGGTGACGCGCCTGGCCGCCGCCGGGCGCTTCGACTACCTGCTGATCGAGTCCACCGGCATCGGTGAACCGCAGCCGGTCGCGGAAACCTTCACCTTCATGGATGAAGCCGGCCACGTGCTTTCGGACGCTGCCCGGCTGGACACCTTGGCGACGGTGGTGGATGGCACTGACTTCCTGGCGCGCATGGCGGCCCGTAACGAGACGGACGACATCGGCCTGCACAAGCTGCTGGTGAACCAGGTCGAGTTCGCCGACGTGATCATCATCAGCAAGGGCGACCTGATTTCCGAAGCGCAACAGACCGAGCTGCGCGGTGTGCTGCGCAGCCTGAACAGCACCGCGCGCATCGTCGTAACGTCCGGCGGCATCGTGGCGCCGGAAGCGCTGCTGAACACCCACGCCTTCGATATCGAACGCGCGGCCGCGGCGCCGGGCTGGATGGCGAAGATGCGCGGTGAAGCGCATTCCGAACAGGACGAGTACGGCATCGCCTCCTTCGTCTACCGCGGCCGTATCCCTTTTCATCCGCGGCGTTTCAGCCGTTTCCTTGCCGACCATGGCCGCGACCCGGCGCTGCTGCGGGTCAAGGGCTATCTGTGGCTGGCGCATCGGGTCACGGAGATGGCGGTGCTGTCCAAGGCTGGCGCGGCGCCCATGTCGCTGGAATGGAGCGGCCCCTGGTGGCGCTTCATCGATGAACGGACGTGGCCGCAGGACGCGGATCAGCAGGCCTTCATACGCGACCGCTGGTCGGACGAGGTAGGCGACTGCCGCCAGGAACTGGTATTCATCGGCCAGGGACTGGATGAACAGGCCATCACCGCCGCGCTCGACACCTGCCGGCTGAGCGATGACGAGATCCTGCAGGGCGCCGACGCCTGGGCAGGATATTCAACGGATTCCACATTGATAGGAGAGTCTCGTGCACTTCAATAA
- a CDS encoding enoyl-CoA hydratase/isomerase family protein: protein MSIDFDFAEGVATIRINRPERRNALDAEHYAWLSEAWCRVRDDPKIRVAVITGAGDKSFCAGADLKSFVNARPSLAELALTQANPLLNRGLEVWKPVVAAVNGFCLGGGMTLLLATDLRVCSEHASFGLTEVKRGVFPANGGTQRVAQQLPHAIAMEMLLIGDAMDAARAERWGLVNRVVPHAQLLDAAMDYASRLAANAPLAVQAAKELAARSRDADLATGLRMEQLFLRILQESEDVVEGTQAFAEKRTPSFQGR, encoded by the coding sequence ATGTCCATCGATTTCGACTTTGCTGAAGGCGTGGCCACGATCAGGATCAATCGGCCCGAGCGCCGCAATGCGCTCGATGCGGAGCACTACGCCTGGTTGTCGGAAGCGTGGTGCCGGGTGCGGGACGATCCAAAAATACGGGTGGCCGTGATTACCGGCGCCGGCGACAAATCGTTTTGCGCGGGGGCCGACCTCAAGTCCTTCGTCAACGCTCGGCCGTCCCTGGCGGAATTGGCGCTTACCCAGGCGAATCCGCTTTTGAACCGCGGCCTTGAAGTCTGGAAACCGGTCGTGGCCGCGGTGAACGGTTTCTGCCTGGGCGGTGGCATGACTCTATTGCTGGCGACCGATCTGCGCGTCTGTTCGGAGCACGCAAGCTTTGGCCTGACGGAGGTCAAACGTGGCGTGTTCCCCGCCAATGGCGGCACCCAGCGGGTGGCGCAACAACTGCCCCATGCTATCGCGATGGAGATGCTGCTGATAGGCGATGCCATGGACGCCGCAAGGGCAGAACGCTGGGGGCTGGTGAATCGCGTGGTGCCGCATGCGCAATTGCTGGATGCGGCCATGGACTATGCCAGCCGTCTGGCCGCCAACGCCCCGCTGGCGGTCCAGGCGGCCAAGGAACTGGCCGCGCGCAGCCGCGATGCGGACCTGGCCACGGGGCTGCGCATGGAGCAACTGTTTCTGAGAATCCTGCAGGAGTCCGAGGACGTGGTTGAAGGCACCCAAGCCTTCGCCGAGAAGCGTACGCCCAGTTTTCAGGGACGTTGA
- a CDS encoding tripartite tricarboxylate transporter substrate binding protein, whose product MVKFFMAAAAAAMAILSPQASHAAGFPEKPVRIVVPYPAGGSTDVLMRVMAPVLGKKWGVPVVIEDRPGASSIIGANIVAQAPADGYTLVIVANAFSVNPSLHDKMPYNTLKDFTPLTQLTFTPNVLIANTGEKFKTMQQMVDVAKTKELSSGSIGNGTAAHLALEKLKTLSGIKVLHVPFQGSAPGITALMGQQTNLLVAPLPDVLPYVRSGKVLALAIGSPARVAQMPDTPTFKETGFDFQSGAWFGMLAPAGLDKQIAGKLSADFIEALGDPSVKDKLDLLGLTAVGSSSEDFKKLIVDEVKNNGDIVRQAGIRVD is encoded by the coding sequence ATGGTGAAATTTTTTATGGCCGCGGCGGCAGCCGCGATGGCGATCTTGAGTCCGCAGGCAAGCCATGCGGCAGGCTTCCCGGAAAAGCCGGTGAGAATCGTGGTGCCGTATCCGGCTGGCGGGTCCACCGACGTGCTGATGCGCGTGATGGCGCCGGTTCTGGGGAAGAAGTGGGGCGTGCCGGTGGTGATCGAAGATCGTCCCGGTGCCAGCAGCATCATCGGCGCCAACATCGTGGCGCAGGCCCCGGCGGATGGCTACACGCTGGTCATCGTCGCCAATGCATTCTCGGTGAATCCCAGCCTGCATGACAAGATGCCCTACAACACGCTGAAGGATTTCACGCCGCTGACGCAGCTCACGTTCACGCCCAACGTTCTGATCGCCAACACGGGTGAGAAATTCAAGACCATGCAGCAGATGGTCGACGTGGCGAAGACCAAGGAGCTTTCGTCCGGCTCCATCGGCAATGGCACCGCGGCGCATCTGGCGCTGGAGAAGCTCAAGACGCTGTCCGGCATCAAGGTGCTGCACGTGCCCTTCCAGGGTTCGGCGCCTGGCATCACGGCCTTGATGGGGCAGCAGACCAATCTGCTGGTGGCGCCGTTGCCGGATGTGCTGCCCTACGTACGCAGCGGCAAGGTGCTGGCCCTCGCGATCGGCAGCCCGGCACGCGTTGCGCAGATGCCCGACACGCCGACCTTCAAGGAAACCGGCTTCGACTTCCAGTCCGGCGCCTGGTTCGGCATGCTGGCCCCCGCCGGCCTGGACAAGCAGATAGCCGGCAAGTTGAGCGCGGACTTCATCGAAGCGCTGGGTGATCCTTCCGTCAAGGACAAGCTCGACCTGCTCGGCCTGACCGCGGTGGGTTCGTCGTCGGAAGACTTCAAGAAGCTGATCGTCGACGAAGTGAAGAACAATGGCGACATCGTGCGCCAGGCCGGTATCCGGGTCGATTGA
- a CDS encoding CaiB/BaiF CoA-transferase family protein, producing MDALKGVRVVDFSKVLAGPLCTQYLGDMGADVIKAEPPQGDDTRRWPPFRDGDGTVFLSANRNKRSVTLDMKTPAGREAALRLIDWADVVVESYGPGVAQRLGIDYQTVSARRPGIVYCSISGFGSQGPLRTGKGYDVILQALSGMMAITGEEEGMPARSPISPIDQATGMHAVIGILAAIVQRQQTGKGTHIEASLFDTSMAFMAYVAQSYWERGTEPRRWGSAHESLCPYQAFETQDSPIMLGVANDTLWQAFCREVDAPELAADVRFTTNADRVGHRALVLEQVAGHLARESRETWLARFGRAGIPCAPILSVGDALAHPHTQASGMVAQVERPGRAPMNTISQPLRFDGQRPEPQRAPPELGEHTRQVFTELGYDQAQIDAILQPRTQS from the coding sequence ATGGACGCGTTGAAAGGCGTGCGGGTGGTGGACTTCTCCAAAGTCCTTGCCGGCCCTTTGTGCACGCAGTACCTGGGCGATATGGGGGCGGACGTCATCAAGGCGGAGCCTCCTCAAGGTGACGACACCCGCCGCTGGCCACCCTTTCGCGACGGCGACGGCACGGTCTTCCTGAGTGCCAATCGCAACAAGCGCAGCGTGACCCTGGACATGAAGACACCGGCGGGCCGGGAGGCGGCATTACGCCTCATCGATTGGGCCGACGTGGTGGTGGAAAGTTATGGTCCTGGCGTTGCCCAGCGCCTGGGAATCGACTATCAGACGGTGTCCGCGCGCCGGCCGGGGATCGTGTATTGCAGCATTTCCGGCTTCGGCAGCCAGGGTCCTCTGCGCACCGGCAAGGGTTATGACGTGATCCTGCAAGCCTTGAGCGGCATGATGGCCATCACCGGGGAAGAAGAGGGCATGCCGGCGCGCAGCCCGATCTCGCCCATAGACCAGGCCACCGGCATGCATGCCGTCATCGGCATACTCGCCGCGATCGTGCAAAGGCAGCAGACAGGCAAGGGCACGCACATCGAAGCGTCGTTGTTCGATACGTCCATGGCATTCATGGCATATGTGGCGCAGAGCTATTGGGAGCGGGGCACCGAGCCACGCCGTTGGGGATCGGCCCATGAGTCGCTGTGCCCCTATCAGGCGTTCGAGACGCAGGATAGCCCCATCATGCTGGGGGTGGCCAACGATACCTTGTGGCAGGCTTTCTGCCGGGAAGTGGATGCGCCGGAACTGGCCGCCGATGTCCGTTTCACGACCAATGCGGATCGGGTCGGTCATCGTGCTCTGGTGCTGGAACAAGTGGCCGGGCATCTGGCGCGGGAATCGCGCGAAACCTGGCTGGCGCGTTTCGGCCGCGCCGGCATTCCGTGCGCGCCCATCCTGAGCGTGGGCGACGCGCTTGCCCATCCACACACCCAGGCCAGCGGCATGGTCGCCCAGGTGGAGCGTCCGGGCCGCGCACCGATGAACACGATCTCGCAGCCTTTGCGCTTCGATGGACAGCGCCCCGAGCCTCAGCGCGCGCCGCCGGAGCTGGGCGAGCATACGCGCCAGGTGTTCACCGAGCTGGGTTACGACCAGGCCCAGATCGACGCCATCCTGCAACCCAGGACGCAAAGCTGA
- a CDS encoding MaoC family dehydratase — MAGLYFEQFTVGQYFRHDVRRTVTETDNVLFSTMTHNPAAIHLDAEYAKTTEFGRPLVNSAFTLGLMVGLSITDTTLGTTVGNLGWDEVRFPRPVFVGDTLRAETTVLEIRASKSRPDNGIVTFEHKAYNQDDQVVATCRRVALMLRQSH, encoded by the coding sequence ATGGCAGGGCTGTACTTCGAGCAGTTCACCGTGGGCCAGTATTTTCGCCACGACGTACGCCGTACGGTGACGGAGACGGACAACGTACTGTTCTCCACCATGACACACAATCCCGCCGCCATTCATCTGGATGCGGAGTACGCCAAGACGACGGAGTTCGGCCGCCCCCTGGTCAATAGTGCATTCACCCTGGGGCTGATGGTGGGCCTGAGCATCACCGATACGACGCTGGGTACGACCGTTGGAAATCTGGGCTGGGACGAAGTGCGCTTTCCCCGCCCTGTCTTCGTCGGTGACACGTTGCGGGCGGAAACGACCGTGCTTGAAATACGCGCCAGCAAGTCGCGACCGGACAACGGCATCGTGACGTTCGAACACAAGGCTTACAACCAGGACGACCAGGTGGTGGCCACGTGCCGCCGCGTCGCCCTGATGCTGCGCCAGTCGCATTGA
- a CDS encoding MarR family winged helix-turn-helix transcriptional regulator has product MVKPAPRGAGAPAERRQRRASSPEHDQVNWDQRLGFLMHDVSRLRRKLFDEVMRADGVTRSQWWVMAHLSRHDGVSQSALAEHLDLGRAALGGLIDRLEANQLVRRGADSDDRRAKLVFLTEQGQAMIAHMRIESDRVSEAILQGLDAEQRHQLAELLTIVKRNLLNYQG; this is encoded by the coding sequence ATGGTCAAACCCGCCCCCCGGGGCGCCGGCGCTCCTGCCGAAAGGCGCCAGCGCCGCGCGTCCTCTCCCGAACACGATCAAGTCAACTGGGACCAGCGTCTCGGTTTTCTCATGCACGACGTGTCGCGGCTGCGGCGTAAGCTCTTCGATGAAGTCATGCGCGCGGATGGCGTCACGCGCTCCCAATGGTGGGTCATGGCCCATCTCTCGCGGCACGATGGCGTCTCTCAAAGTGCCTTGGCCGAGCATCTCGATCTGGGGCGCGCCGCCCTGGGCGGGCTGATCGATCGGCTGGAAGCGAATCAATTGGTGCGGCGCGGCGCGGATTCCGATGACCGGCGTGCCAAGCTGGTCTTCCTGACCGAGCAGGGCCAGGCCATGATCGCGCATATGCGGATCGAGAGCGACCGCGTAAGCGAGGCCATTCTGCAGGGCCTGGACGCGGAGCAGCGTCACCAGTTGGCCGAATTGCTGACCATCGTCAAGCGCAACCTGTTGAACTACCAGGGCTAG
- a CDS encoding nitrile hydratase subunit alpha, translated as MHFNNEKERVLALRDALIAKGMHTQAEVDALEEGFETWTPANGAAVVARAWCDPAFKQRLLKNALEAANEVVQPVPFGGWDALALENTDKVHNVLVCTLCSCTIKSLIGQPPVWYKSLAYRARLVREPRAVLREFGLELDADVEIKVWDITAETGYMVIPARPAGTEGWSEAELASIITKKSLIGVEQPDVSRVKREGQSTASCLEVNHA; from the coding sequence GTGCACTTCAATAACGAGAAGGAAAGAGTACTGGCCCTGCGCGACGCGCTGATAGCCAAGGGCATGCATACGCAAGCGGAAGTGGATGCGCTGGAAGAAGGCTTCGAAACCTGGACGCCGGCCAACGGCGCCGCCGTGGTGGCGCGGGCCTGGTGCGATCCGGCTTTCAAGCAACGCTTGTTGAAGAATGCGCTGGAAGCCGCCAACGAAGTGGTGCAGCCCGTTCCCTTCGGCGGCTGGGATGCCCTGGCGCTGGAAAACACGGACAAGGTGCATAACGTGCTGGTCTGCACCTTGTGCTCCTGCACCATCAAGTCGCTGATCGGCCAGCCGCCGGTCTGGTACAAGAGCCTGGCCTATCGTGCCCGCCTGGTGCGCGAGCCCCGCGCGGTGTTGCGCGAGTTCGGTCTCGAACTGGATGCCGACGTGGAGATCAAGGTCTGGGATATCACGGCGGAAACGGGTTATATGGTGATCCCCGCCCGACCGGCTGGAACCGAAGGCTGGAGCGAAGCGGAGCTGGCCTCGATCATCACCAAGAAAAGCCTGATCGGCGTGGAGCAACCGGACGTAAGCCGGGTCAAGCGCGAGGGGCAGTCAACCGCATCCTGTCTTGAGGTGAACCATGCCTGA
- a CDS encoding 3-keto-5-aminohexanoate cleavage protein → MKKAKKVIITCAVTGSIHTPSMSPYLPITAEQIADDALAAAQAGAAMLHLHARDPQTGKPDQSPERFAAFLPRIKERSDAIINITTGGGLGMSLDERLAPAKWAQPEVASMNMGSLNFNIAGAGERIQSFQHEWEKPYLEMTRDFILSNTFNQIERGIGELSALGTRFEFECYDVGHLYNLAHFVDRGLVKPPFFLQCIFGILGGIGADHDNLLHMRLIADRLFGEDYLLSVLAAGKHQMSFVTMSALLGGNVRVGLEDSLYAGKGKLATSNAEQVAKIRRIVEELSLEVATPEEARAMLQSKGRDNVNF, encoded by the coding sequence ATGAAGAAAGCCAAAAAAGTCATCATCACGTGTGCCGTGACGGGTTCCATTCATACTCCAAGCATGTCGCCCTATCTGCCGATCACGGCCGAGCAGATCGCGGATGACGCCCTGGCGGCCGCACAGGCCGGCGCCGCGATGCTGCATCTGCATGCGCGCGATCCGCAAACCGGCAAACCGGACCAATCCCCCGAACGGTTTGCCGCCTTCCTGCCGCGCATCAAGGAGCGCAGCGACGCCATCATCAACATCACTACCGGCGGCGGTCTGGGCATGTCCCTGGACGAGCGGCTGGCGCCGGCGAAATGGGCACAGCCCGAAGTGGCGTCGATGAACATGGGGTCCTTGAACTTCAATATCGCCGGCGCCGGCGAGCGCATACAGTCCTTCCAGCATGAATGGGAAAAGCCCTATCTGGAGATGACGCGCGACTTCATCCTTTCCAATACTTTCAACCAGATCGAACGCGGTATAGGCGAACTCTCCGCCCTGGGTACACGCTTCGAGTTCGAGTGCTATGACGTCGGCCACCTTTACAACCTGGCCCACTTCGTCGACCGTGGCCTGGTCAAGCCGCCATTCTTCCTGCAATGCATCTTCGGCATCCTGGGAGGCATAGGCGCGGACCATGACAATCTGCTGCACATGCGCCTGATCGCGGATCGTCTGTTCGGCGAAGACTACCTGCTGTCAGTACTCGCGGCCGGCAAACACCAGATGTCCTTCGTCACGATGAGCGCCTTGCTGGGCGGCAATGTGCGTGTCGGCCTGGAAGACAGCCTGTATGCCGGCAAGGGGAAACTGGCCACCTCGAACGCGGAGCAGGTGGCGAAGATACGGCGCATCGTCGAGGAACTGTCATTGGAAGTCGCGACGCCGGAGGAGGCGCGCGCGATGCTCCAGAGCAAAGGGCGTGACAACGTCAATTTTTGA
- a CDS encoding SH3-like domain-containing protein has translation MPDTHDLGGVKAVYAAIPHIDKDYEYDERWEWTLMAVLRLGAKKGLYTMDAYRHAIERLPREYYLEKSYYDRMLSGATRAHLDAGVLTEDEIMQHLEPHVRMAPTVAMGPGHAGADYPQTVRFQPGDRVKVRELPDGHVRAPAYVRGHVGTVIDQGRHALPFPGRAGHWEKAAAEFTYRVEFDRRDLWPDAPDGGTVTVDLSDGYLEPVV, from the coding sequence ATGCCTGATACACACGACCTTGGGGGCGTGAAGGCCGTCTACGCGGCCATCCCGCACATCGACAAGGACTACGAATACGACGAGCGTTGGGAATGGACCCTGATGGCCGTGCTGCGCCTGGGAGCGAAGAAGGGTTTGTACACGATGGACGCCTATCGCCATGCCATCGAACGCCTGCCGCGTGAGTACTACCTGGAGAAGTCCTACTACGACCGCATGCTCAGCGGCGCCACGCGCGCTCACCTCGACGCCGGTGTCCTCACCGAAGACGAGATCATGCAGCATCTGGAACCCCACGTACGCATGGCCCCGACCGTAGCGATGGGGCCTGGGCATGCGGGCGCCGACTATCCCCAGACCGTGCGTTTCCAGCCTGGTGATCGCGTCAAGGTGCGCGAGCTGCCGGATGGCCACGTGCGTGCGCCGGCCTACGTGCGCGGCCACGTCGGTACCGTCATCGACCAGGGCCGCCACGCGCTGCCCTTCCCGGGTCGTGCAGGGCATTGGGAAAAGGCGGCGGCCGAGTTCACCTACCGGGTGGAATTCGATCGCCGCGATCTTTGGCCCGACGCGCCTGACGGCGGCACCGTCACGGTGGATCTGTCGGACGGCTATCTGGAACCGGTGGTCTGA
- a CDS encoding acyl-CoA dehydrogenase family protein — translation MDFSLSEDQQAIVQAIGQLCEGFGDDYWLERDRSGEFPEDFYKAMAHAGWLGVAMPVEHGGAGLGILEAALMMQAVSGSGAGLSGASAIHMNVFGLHPVVVHGSEAQKARWLPAIIEGRDKACFGVTEPNTGLNTLKLRTTAVKKDGRYVVHGQKIWISTAQVASKILLLARTTPIDRVTEPGGGLSLFYTDLDRTRVQVRAIEKLGRHAVDSNELFIDGLEIPEEDRIGEEGKGFSYILHGLNPERVLLAAEATGLGQAALRRAARYAGERVVFDRPIGKNQGVQHPLAERWVELHASELMFRNAAWLYDQGKPCAAEANAAKFFCAESGFRACETAVLTHGGMGYAKEYHVERYFREAMLPRIAPVSPQLILCYIAEKVLGLPKSY, via the coding sequence ATGGACTTCTCCCTGAGCGAAGATCAGCAGGCCATCGTGCAAGCCATCGGACAACTGTGCGAAGGTTTCGGCGACGACTATTGGCTGGAGCGGGATAGGAGCGGGGAATTCCCGGAGGACTTCTATAAGGCCATGGCCCATGCCGGCTGGCTGGGGGTCGCCATGCCCGTGGAGCACGGCGGCGCCGGACTGGGCATCCTGGAGGCGGCATTGATGATGCAGGCAGTGTCGGGCTCCGGCGCCGGCCTGTCTGGCGCCTCGGCCATCCATATGAATGTATTCGGCCTGCATCCGGTGGTGGTGCACGGCAGCGAGGCCCAGAAGGCGCGCTGGCTGCCGGCCATCATCGAAGGGCGCGACAAGGCCTGCTTCGGGGTGACGGAGCCCAACACGGGCCTGAACACGTTGAAGCTGCGCACGACGGCGGTCAAGAAAGACGGACGTTACGTCGTGCATGGCCAGAAAATCTGGATCTCGACGGCGCAGGTGGCGAGCAAGATACTGCTGCTGGCGCGGACGACACCCATCGATCGGGTGACCGAGCCCGGCGGGGGCCTGAGCCTGTTCTATACCGACCTGGATCGCACCCGCGTGCAGGTGCGTGCGATAGAAAAGCTCGGCCGCCATGCCGTCGACAGCAACGAGCTGTTCATCGATGGCCTGGAAATTCCAGAGGAAGATCGCATCGGCGAGGAAGGTAAGGGCTTCTCGTACATCCTGCATGGCTTGAATCCTGAGCGGGTATTACTGGCCGCCGAGGCCACCGGCCTGGGGCAGGCGGCGCTGCGGCGCGCCGCCCGTTACGCCGGCGAACGTGTGGTGTTCGACAGGCCGATCGGCAAGAATCAGGGCGTGCAGCATCCCTTGGCCGAACGCTGGGTGGAGCTGCATGCGTCGGAGCTGATGTTCAGGAATGCGGCATGGCTTTACGATCAGGGCAAACCCTGCGCCGCGGAAGCCAATGCGGCGAAATTCTTTTGCGCTGAATCGGGTTTTCGTGCCTGCGAGACCGCCGTGCTGACCCACGGCGGCATGGGCTACGCCAAGGAATACCACGTCGAGCGCTACTTCCGCGAAGCCATGTTGCCGCGCATCGCGCCGGTGTCGCCGCAGTTGATTCTTTGCTACATCGCGGAGAAAGTATTGGGGCTGCCCAAGTCCTATTGA